The Flammeovirga pectinis genomic interval GTATCAATCTCTAAAAGTAAATCTAGACCTTTTTGAGTAATTCTAAGATATACAATTCTACGGTCTGTATCACTTCTTTTCCTTTCTACCAATCCTTTGTCTAAGAGTTTATCAGACAGTCGGGTGGTATTGGGTGTTTTATGGATCATCAAAATTTTGATATCAGTCATGGTTTTCCAATCGTTAGCCCCTTTTAATATTCTTAAAATATTAAATTGCTCTCTAGATATTCCAAATTGCTTAAATAAACTATTGGTAAGACCAGTTATCCAATTTGACGTAAATATCACATTGGTCAGTAAACGATGTTTATTATTTTGAAATCTTGTTTTGACTTCATCATCAATTTTTGCCATAAATAGATTTGTTTTTATCTAATGATTAATGATCACACCACAAACATAAGAAAAATAGTTTACATGTAAAATAAATACATGGTAAATATTTATTTTATTTGATTTTCACAGTTTATAATCTTCATTTGAAATAGTCAAAAAGTATAACACTACCTAACATTTCAAACAGTGAAAGGGGAATTCTACAATCAGAATATTATTTTCTATATTAGTATTTCAAATTAACAAGCAAAACTATTAATTACTTAAGCTTTCAAATGAAACATTTCCTCTATTTACTTCCTTTCCTTTTCTTCTTTATTTCATGTGAAAAGGATGAATCAATTCCTATAACACAAAAAAATATTGTGTCCATAAAATACATGAACAACGTATATGGATATCAATCAACGTTATCCTATAATGAAAAAAATCAATTAAATTCTTATGTTACTGATTTTGATAATGAAGATGATGGCTTCACTGAATTGTCCGACTATATTTATTTGGAAAATGGTCAATTAAATTCTTATAACAGAAGTAGAAATAGTCGCTATATAAACAATAACTCAACTATCGAATATATTTACAAAGAGAATCGAGTTGATATAGTTACTACTGACATTGAGAATTCAACATCTTATATCAATACAGTTATCCTAGATAATAATATACTTACTGAAAGCTGGTCTTACCTTGAAGATAATTCAACTATTTCCTCTAAAGATGTTTACACATGGGATAATGGCAACCCAATTAACATCAAATCATACACTAAAATTAATGATGAATTTGTATTAGGCTCTGAGATTGAAATCAATTATGACAATGGAATAAACCCGTATAGCTTTCTCAAAAATTCTTTTTCTGTAAGATTGAGTGGTGAAAGTTTTAATTCTGTAAATAATGCAGTTAAGATCTCTGAAAAATTTTATGATAGTGTTTATGGTAATAATTCTACTCAAACCTATACTATTTCGTATGCATATGATGAAGACAATTATCCCACTCATTATACATATGTAATGACTCAAGAATCTGACAATCCTAATACTACACCTATAATTGGAGGTAAAAAAGAGTTTACGTATCAATAATTATAGCATAGAAAATAGCCATTGTTTTCCTTTGTTTTTAGTGTCAAGTCGAAAGATGGCACTGAGAACTTTCCTTTTGTTATAGTCTGTGACTGATAACTCAATAAAAAAGCATTTCCAAAAGTGAAAGGTTTTTTAGAAACTAACTTAGTATTTATAAGAAGATGGATAAAATTCTACACCAAAAGTAATTCTGTCACAACTTGTGACAGAATTAAGGAAGCCCACTATCCTTTGTAAGTAATGATGACGGTTTAAAATATTACTTTGGCATTACTTAAAAGAGAATAAAACTTGATATTTTATTGAATGATCATTTGTTCTTCTTTCTTAGTACAAGGATATATTTTATCAATATAGATCACACCATCAAAAGTATCTAACCAATACAGTTTATATGCTTTTCCCCAGTGATATCGCATTAGAAATTGAACAGGGTCTCCTGAGTAACTTTTGAAATCAAGAAAAGCTTGTTGAAAGTTCATTCCTGCAATCTTATTCTCTAAAAATTTTTTATTTTTTACTTTACGTAATGACGAAGTATTATCTCGATTTGCCCAACCTGTTGTACCTTCTGAAGAAATAAAACCTAATGAATACATTTGATCACCCAAAACCTCATATACTTTATCAGTCATAGTAATTGCTTTAAAGTTCTTATGTAAAACTCTTGAAATATGATAGTTGTGTGCCCAAACAATTATCTTCTTATTAGGAAATCGTTTTTGAGTTAGCCATAATAAATTATCAGCCATATAATTATCCCTAATATTTAATGATTCTTGTAGACTTGAAGCTGTTCTCATTTCTGAATAGCCAATAAGACTATGTAGTACTTGCTTCCAGAAATCATCTTTATTATAAGAGTTATATAATCTATTCAGCGCTTCAAAATAAAAGGTCAAATCTTCTTCTTTATTTTCTGATTCAAAGGGCTGATTGTTTTCCAATAATGTTTTAAAGACCTTAAAGAATCTCTTTTCATCATTTACAATAAGGTGATTGTCTTCATAAAACTTCAAAAAATCGTCATAAAAACTTTTCTTAAAATAGAATTGCATATCAAA includes:
- a CDS encoding erythromycin esterase family protein is translated as MNYIITSLILLLPIHIFAQNDFDVYVKENTSEIKSLDINYENDNDLTAIKTAIGNARVVMLGEQDHGTGTAFIMKARLIKYLHEQMGFDVIAYESNFYEMQGAYEHDSLNFEDAYEEIFPIWTKCGECKPSFSYIKNTLDTDRPLYTTGFDMQFYFKKSFYDDFLKFYEDNHLIVNDEKRFFKVFKTLLENNQPFESENKEEDLTFYFEALNRLYNSYNKDDFWKQVLHSLIGYSEMRTASSLQESLNIRDNYMADNLLWLTQKRFPNKKIIVWAHNYHISRVLHKNFKAITMTDKVYEVLGDQMYSLGFISSEGTTGWANRDNTSSLRKVKNKKFLENKIAGMNFQQAFLDFKSYSGDPVQFLMRYHWGKAYKLYWLDTFDGVIYIDKIYPCTKKEEQMIIQ
- a CDS encoding MarR family winged helix-turn-helix transcriptional regulator — translated: MAKIDDEVKTRFQNNKHRLLTNVIFTSNWITGLTNSLFKQFGISREQFNILRILKGANDWKTMTDIKILMIHKTPNTTRLSDKLLDKGLVERKRSDTDRRIVYLRITQKGLDLLLEIDTEQEKSEIFSFLGNISDEEAGHFSQMLDRLREKHD